One genomic region from Sander lucioperca isolate FBNREF2018 chromosome 3, SLUC_FBN_1.2, whole genome shotgun sequence encodes:
- the asb7 gene encoding ankyrin repeat and SOCS box protein 7 isoform X2, whose protein sequence is MNIPIPKCDRMLNHHCRRNPELHEELQIQAAVAAGDVCTVRRMLEQGYSPKIRDANGWTLLHFSAAKGKERCVRVFLEHGADPTVKDFIGGFTALHYAAMHGRARIARLMLESEFRSDIINAKSNDGWTPLHVAAHYGRDSFVRLLLEFRAEVDPLSDKGTTPLQLAIIRERSSCVRILLDHSANIDIQNGFLLRYAVIKGNHSYCRMFLQRGADTNLGRLEDGQTPLHLSALRDDVLCAEMLYTYGADTNTRNYEGQTPVAVSVSMSGISRPCLDFLQEVTRQPRTLQDLCRIKIRHCIGLQSLKLLEDLPIAKVMKDYLKHKFDNV, encoded by the exons ATGAACATTCCCATTCCGAAATGTGACAGGATGCTGAACCATCACTGCAGAAGGAACCCTGAGCTTCATGAGGAGCTGCAGATCCAGGCTGCAGTGGCAGCGGGGGATGTCTGCACCGTCAGGAGAATGCTGGAGCAAGGATACTCCCCTAAGATCCGCGATGCCAACGGCTGGACGCTGCTCCACTTCTCCGCCGCCAAAGGAAAAGAGAGATGTGTTCGAGTCTTTCTTGAGCATGGAG CTGACCCCACAGTGAAGGACTTTATCGGTGGCTTCACAGCACTTCACTATGCCGCTATGCATGGCAGAGCGCGCATCGCCCGACTCATGCTGGAATCCGAGTTTCGCAGTGACATTATAAACGCAAAAAGCAACGATGGCTGGACGCCACTGCACGTGGCCGCCCACTACGGCCGCGACTCGTTTGTACGCCTCCTCCTCGAGTTCAGGGCCGAGGTGGACCCGCTGAGTGACAAAGGGACCACACCACTACAGTTGGCCATCATCCGTGAGCGCTCCAGCTGTGTACGGATCCTACTGGACCACAGTGCCAACATTGACATTCAAAACGGCTTCCTGTTGCGATACGCCGTCATCAAAGGCAATCACTCGTACTGCCGCATGTTCCTGCAGAGGGGAGCGGACACTAATCTCGGACGTCTTGAAGATGGCCAGACCCCCTTGCACCTGTCTGCCCTCAGGGACGATGTGCTGTGTGCCGAGATGCTCTACACGTACGGGGCTGATACCAACACCAGGAACTACGAGGGCCAGACACCGGTAGCTGTGTCTGTTAGCATGTCTGGGATCAGCCGGCCTTGTCTGGACTTCCTACAGGAAGTCACCA GACAACCTCGGACTCTACAAGACTTGTGTCGAATAAAAATCCGTCACTGCATTGGCCTTCAAAGCTTGAAATTGCTGGAGGATCTACCGATTGCAAAGGTTATGAAAGACTATTTAAAACACAAGTTTGACAATGTGTGA
- the asb7 gene encoding ankyrin repeat and SOCS box protein 7 isoform X1: protein MTKRSPSHQLVKRMLNHHCRRNPELHEELQIQAAVAAGDVCTVRRMLEQGYSPKIRDANGWTLLHFSAAKGKERCVRVFLEHGADPTVKDFIGGFTALHYAAMHGRARIARLMLESEFRSDIINAKSNDGWTPLHVAAHYGRDSFVRLLLEFRAEVDPLSDKGTTPLQLAIIRERSSCVRILLDHSANIDIQNGFLLRYAVIKGNHSYCRMFLQRGADTNLGRLEDGQTPLHLSALRDDVLCAEMLYTYGADTNTRNYEGQTPVAVSVSMSGISRPCLDFLQEVTRQPRTLQDLCRIKIRHCIGLQSLKLLEDLPIAKVMKDYLKHKFDNV, encoded by the exons GATGCTGAACCATCACTGCAGAAGGAACCCTGAGCTTCATGAGGAGCTGCAGATCCAGGCTGCAGTGGCAGCGGGGGATGTCTGCACCGTCAGGAGAATGCTGGAGCAAGGATACTCCCCTAAGATCCGCGATGCCAACGGCTGGACGCTGCTCCACTTCTCCGCCGCCAAAGGAAAAGAGAGATGTGTTCGAGTCTTTCTTGAGCATGGAG CTGACCCCACAGTGAAGGACTTTATCGGTGGCTTCACAGCACTTCACTATGCCGCTATGCATGGCAGAGCGCGCATCGCCCGACTCATGCTGGAATCCGAGTTTCGCAGTGACATTATAAACGCAAAAAGCAACGATGGCTGGACGCCACTGCACGTGGCCGCCCACTACGGCCGCGACTCGTTTGTACGCCTCCTCCTCGAGTTCAGGGCCGAGGTGGACCCGCTGAGTGACAAAGGGACCACACCACTACAGTTGGCCATCATCCGTGAGCGCTCCAGCTGTGTACGGATCCTACTGGACCACAGTGCCAACATTGACATTCAAAACGGCTTCCTGTTGCGATACGCCGTCATCAAAGGCAATCACTCGTACTGCCGCATGTTCCTGCAGAGGGGAGCGGACACTAATCTCGGACGTCTTGAAGATGGCCAGACCCCCTTGCACCTGTCTGCCCTCAGGGACGATGTGCTGTGTGCCGAGATGCTCTACACGTACGGGGCTGATACCAACACCAGGAACTACGAGGGCCAGACACCGGTAGCTGTGTCTGTTAGCATGTCTGGGATCAGCCGGCCTTGTCTGGACTTCCTACAGGAAGTCACCA GACAACCTCGGACTCTACAAGACTTGTGTCGAATAAAAATCCGTCACTGCATTGGCCTTCAAAGCTTGAAATTGCTGGAGGATCTACCGATTGCAAAGGTTATGAAAGACTATTTAAAACACAAGTTTGACAATGTGTGA